Proteins from a genomic interval of Capsicum annuum cultivar UCD-10X-F1 chromosome 4, UCD10Xv1.1, whole genome shotgun sequence:
- the LOC107866934 gene encoding floral homeotic protein PMADS 1, which produces MARGKIQIKKIENQTNRQVTYSKRRNGLFKKANELTVLCDAKVSIVMISSTGKLHEFISPSITTKQLFDLYQKTVGVDLWNSHYEKMQEQLRKLKDVNRNLRKEIRQRMGESLNDLNYEQLEELMENVDNSLKLIRERKYKVIGNQIETYKKKVRNVEEIHRNLLLEFDARQEDPYGGLVEQEGDYNSVLGFPNGGGARILALRLQPNHHHLHSGGGSDITTFGLG; this is translated from the exons atggCTCGTGGGAAAATTCagatcaagaaaattgaaaaccAAACAAATAGGCAAGTGACTTATTCTAAGAGAAGAAATGGACTTTTCAAGAAGGCTAATGAACTTACTGTTCTTTGTGATGCTAAAGTTTCAATTGTCATGATTTCTAGTACTGGCAAACTTCATGAATTTATAAGTCCATCTATCAC GACCAAGCAATTGTTCGATCTGTACCAAAAGACTGTTGGGGTTGATCTTTGGAACTCCCACTATGAg AAAATGCAAGAGCAATTAAGGAAGCTAAAGGATGTCAATAGGAATCTACGAAAAGAGATAAG GCAAAGGATGGGAGAAAGTCTTAATGATCTGAACTATGAGCAGTTGGAAGAACTCATGGAAAATGTGGACAATTCTCTGAAGCTTATTCGTGAAAGAAAG TACAAGGTGATTGGCAATCAGATTGAAACATACAAGAAGAAG GTTAGGAATGTGGAAGAAATACATAGAAATCTTCTGCTTGAATTT GATGCAAGACAAGAGGATCCTTATGGTGGATTAGTTGAGCAGGAAGGAGACTACAACTCTGTGCTTGGATTCCCAAATGGTGGAGGGGCTCGTATATTAGCCTTACGCCTTCaaccaaatcatcatcatcttcacaGTGGAGGAGGATCTGATATTACTACTTTTGGTCTAGGTTGA
- the LOC107866935 gene encoding uncharacterized protein LOC107866935: MKPPLGLILSSSMPTSAPLVCKLRKSLYGLKQTSRQWFSKLSDALSLHDYSSSKNDYFLFTKRVDGSLTVLAVYVDDILLAGDDIFELDELKLFLDTQFKIKDLVLVHYFLFSPLFAPLDTSLKLTNDMGAPLTDPSTFCRLIGKLNFLQHTRPGISYVVQHLSQFLHAPQVPHLMDGIHVLRYLLNAPALGFLFNNSLDYSMLAYSDFDWDACADSRHSVIGFFITLGGSPISWKSKKQPTIALSSAEAEYRALHKVVAALSWLALLIIAYPVSLECSSHPPTGGGVGVT; encoded by the exons ATGAAGCCTCCTCTTGGCCTGATACTTTCTTCTTCTATGCCTACTTCTGCACCATTGGTGTGCAAGTTAAGAAAGTCTCTCTATGGTCTCAAGCAGACCTCCAGACAGTGGTTTTCCAAGCTGTCTGATGCATTATCCCTTCATGACTATTCCTCAAGTAagaatgactattttttattcACCAAAAGGGTTGATGGATCTCTTACTGTCTTAgctgtttatgttgatgatatcctacTTGCTGGGGATGATATATTTGAGTTGGATGAGTTGAAATTGTTTCTGGACACTCAATTCAAGATCAAAGATCTTGTTTTAGTCCATTACTTTCTG TTTTCCCCTCTATTTGCTCCTCTTGATACTTCTCTGAAGCTTACTAATGATATGGGGGCCCCACTCACTGACCCCTCCACTTTTTGTCGCCTTATTGGCAAGCTAAATTTTCTTCAGCACACGAGGCCTGGCATTTCTTATGTTGTTCAACATTTGAGTCAGTTCTTACATGCTCCTCAAGTTCCTCACCTTATGGATGGTATTCATGTCTTGCGATATTTGCTTAATGCTCCTGCTTTGGGTTTTTTGTTTAATAATTCTTTGGACTACTCTATGTTGGCTTACTCTGACTTTGATTGGGATGCATGTGCTGATTCCCGCCACTCAGTCATTGGTTTCTTCATTACTTTGGGTGGCTCTCCTATATCTTGGAAGAGCAAGAAGCAGCCTACGATTGCTCTTTCATCTGCTGAGGCTGAATACCGTGCACTTCACAAAGTTGTGGCTGCATTGTCATGGCTG GCCCTGCTCATCATAGCATACCCAGTAAGCTTGGAGTGCTCATCACACCCTCCAACTGGAGGAGGTGTTGGAGTTACGTAG